The Deltaproteobacteria bacterium genome includes the window GCCTACGAGGAGTCGAAGCACTACTTCCAGGAATACTACCCGCTGGCGCCGCCCAGCGACGAGGTCATCCGCACCTGGCTCGCCTACGGCGCGCCGGAGGAGTGCGCGGTGCTGCTGCGGGAGTGGCTGGACATGGGCATCAGCACGCCGGTGCTGCGCTTTACCGGGCACGACCAGTTGGCCCAGATCCGCCGTTTCGTCGAGGAGGTTCTGCCCCTGGTGCAGGAAGACGCCCGATGATGGAGACCGCACTATGAACCCCGATCTACGGACTTTCCTTCAGGCGGTACGGGAGACCGGACCCGAGAACTACGTCGAAGTGACCCAGCCGCTGGACCCCTACCTGGAGATCGGCATCATCCAGCACAAGCTCGCCGCCGAGGGCCGCAACCCGGTGATCTACTGCCCCGAGATCAAGGGCAGCGCGCTGCCGCTGATCACCAACATGTTCGGCTCCTTCGACCTCCTGGCCTGGGGGCTTGGTTGCGATCCGCAGCGCATGACCCGGGTGGAGATCTACGACGTGCTGCGCAGGAAGCTGGCGCAACGCGAAGATCCCGTGTGGGTGGACGAGGACAAGGCCCCGATCAAGGAGAAGAAGTTCATCGGCGACGACGTGGACCTGGGAATGCTGCCCATCATCCACAACTCCAAGCTGGACGCGGGGAAGTACATCAGCGCGGGTTTCATGATCGCCAAGTGGCCGGACACCGGTGTTCCCAACGCGGGCATCTACCGTCACATGGTCATGGGCCGGAACCGCCTGGGCTGCATGATCAATCCCGGCAACGACGGCGCCTACATCGCCCGGCGCTGCGCCGAGCTGGGCCGCCCCATGGAGGTGGCCCTGGTCATCGGCCACCACTCCGCGGTGCTGCAGGCGTCCCAGGCCAAGGGGGTGGTGGAGTTCGACCTCATGGGAGGGTATCTCGGGGAGCCGCTGGAGGTGGTCCCGGGCGAGACCGTGGACGTGCCGGTGCCGGCCCAGGCGGAGATCGTCATCGAGGGCACCATCGATGCCGCCACCATGTCCACCGACGGCCCCTACGCCGAGTACCTGGGCTACTACGGCGTGGGCGACAAGCCCTGCTACGTCATCGACGTGAGCGCCATCACCATGCGCCGGGACGCCATCTACCATCACCTGGACTCGGCCCACATCGAGCACAACCTGGCGCCCAACGTGAGCGCCGAGATGAGCATGTACGACCGCCTGCGCTCCCAGTTCCCCACCCTCAAGGCGGTGAACATCATGGGTTGGCTGGGCACGTACGTATCGTTGCAGCAGCGGGTCCCCGGCGAAGGCAAGCAGGCCGGCCTGGTGGCCGTGTCCACCGACAACTACGGCAAGACCGCTGTGGTGGTGGACGACGACGTGGACGTGTTCAACGAGCGCGAGGTGGCCTGGGCCATCGCCACGCGCATGGTGGCGGACCAGGACCTGCTGATCATGCCGGGGGTCAAGGGCGCGCACCTCGACCCGGTGTCCTACAACGAGGCGCGCACGGGCCGCGGCCCCATGACCACGCACCTGGTGATCGACGCCACCCGGACGGTGGAAAAAGAATTCGAGACCCGGATCGAGCCGGACCCTGAGCTGTGGCAAAATATGGATCTGAAGGACTATCTGAAACCGTGAATAAAACAGGACTTGAAGCGCCGGCCCGGCATTGACAAAGAATCGGGCACGAACTACTATTCGTCGTTTTGCACGTTGCAATCGCGAGGTGAAAGGCTTTCGTTGCCGGCCGATGGAGCGGCAACCCTTCAAAGGAGGCAAACAATGCGACGCTACACATGGACAGCATTTCTGGCGCTTGCGCTCGTGAGTTTCCTGGCCTTCGAGGTCGCGGCCGCGGATCTCCACAAGGTCAAGGTCACCGCCGGCCGCAACAGCATCATCTCCATGCTGTATCTGGCGGGGGAGATGGCCGGGATCTTCGAGAAGCGCGGCATCGACGCGGACGTGGACGTGCGCCCCTTCGCGGGACACATGGCGGCGCTGCCCGCCAAGGAAGTGCCCTGCTCGTCCTACGCGGGCACGGCCGCCATCGCCCGGATCACCAAGGGGCTTGACTTCGTCATCGTCGGCGGCGGCCTCACCGTGATGCAGGAGGTCTTCGTCAAGAAAGACAGCCCGGTCAAGTCCATCGGGGATCTGCGGGGCAAGAGGTTCGCCACCTGGTCCACCGGCGCCGGCGCCTTCAAGGCCACCCGGGCGGTCATCATCGACGGCCACGGCATGGACATCGTCAACAAGAAAGACGTGGAGTTGAAGCAGGCCGCGGCCCCCGCGCTCCTGGCCCTGCTGGACCGCGGCGACGTGGACTCCATGTTCAACATCAGCTCGCTGACCATCCGCGCGGCTTCGCAGCCCGACAAGTACCGCTCGGTGTTCGTGCCCAACGACTACTGGAAGTCGAAGACCGGCCAGCCCATCGTCTGGTCCGCGCCGCTGGTGTGCTGGCGGGAGTGGGTGGACGAGGACAGGGAGCGCGCGGCGAATTTCTCGGCCGCGGTCATGGAGTCCATGCGCTGGCTCCGGGACCCCAAGAACTTCGATCAGGCCGAGGCCAAGTTCGCCACGGTGACGGGCATCAAGAACAAGGCCGAGGCGGGGGTCTACCGGGACTGGCTGCAGAAGAACAAGATCTTCGTGGCCAAGTGGGACAAGGAGACCGTGGACCATCAATGGGATTTTCTGGAGATGGCGAAGCGGCGGGGAGTCCTGGACTTCGTCCCGGACAAGAAGAAGCACGGGTTGATTCTCAACTAGTCGACGTCACGGTGTCCGGGTCCTCGTCACGGCTTCGGCCCGAGGGCCCGGACGCCTCCATCCCCGTCTCTGACAGGCTCTCCCCATGATCAAGGGCAAACCCGGTTTTCTGGCCGGGGTCCTC containing:
- a CDS encoding ABC transporter substrate-binding protein; protein product: MRRYTWTAFLALALVSFLAFEVAAADLHKVKVTAGRNSIISMLYLAGEMAGIFEKRGIDADVDVRPFAGHMAALPAKEVPCSSYAGTAAIARITKGLDFVIVGGGLTVMQEVFVKKDSPVKSIGDLRGKRFATWSTGAGAFKATRAVIIDGHGMDIVNKKDVELKQAAAPALLALLDRGDVDSMFNISSLTIRAASQPDKYRSVFVPNDYWKSKTGQPIVWSAPLVCWREWVDEDRERAANFSAAVMESMRWLRDPKNFDQAEAKFATVTGIKNKAEAGVYRDWLQKNKIFVAKWDKETVDHQWDFLEMAKRRGVLDFVPDKKKHGLILN
- a CDS encoding UbiD family decarboxylase; this encodes MNPDLRTFLQAVRETGPENYVEVTQPLDPYLEIGIIQHKLAAEGRNPVIYCPEIKGSALPLITNMFGSFDLLAWGLGCDPQRMTRVEIYDVLRRKLAQREDPVWVDEDKAPIKEKKFIGDDVDLGMLPIIHNSKLDAGKYISAGFMIAKWPDTGVPNAGIYRHMVMGRNRLGCMINPGNDGAYIARRCAELGRPMEVALVIGHHSAVLQASQAKGVVEFDLMGGYLGEPLEVVPGETVDVPVPAQAEIVIEGTIDAATMSTDGPYAEYLGYYGVGDKPCYVIDVSAITMRRDAIYHHLDSAHIEHNLAPNVSAEMSMYDRLRSQFPTLKAVNIMGWLGTYVSLQQRVPGEGKQAGLVAVSTDNYGKTAVVVDDDVDVFNEREVAWAIATRMVADQDLLIMPGVKGAHLDPVSYNEARTGRGPMTTHLVIDATRTVEKEFETRIEPDPELWQNMDLKDYLKP